Proteins co-encoded in one Coriobacterium glomerans PW2 genomic window:
- a CDS encoding ABC transporter permease, which yields MPDSSTIRTNSHAGSDVEKDIFILRQLVTKDFKIKYRRSRLGVAWSVLNPLLMMIVMAIVFTTMFAQAEGGGIPNYPLYLILGNVTFSLMSDSTSQALMSIFSASALLKKVRVHRFVFPVQKVLFSLVNFGFSLIAVALVMLWFRIIPTWHVVWLPVCLLLLVAFCMGLGLLLSALTVFFRDIMHLWSVVLTAWTYFTPIFWRVDFIQTMPHALRVLMYANPMYNYLTFMRQIFLYQANPAPITLVMCTGWAVFALLIGYTVFHRTEHRFILYI from the coding sequence GTGCCAGATAGTTCAACCATTCGCACGAACTCCCATGCCGGGAGCGACGTTGAAAAAGATATCTTCATCTTGCGGCAGCTGGTCACCAAGGACTTCAAGATCAAATACCGCCGCTCTCGGCTGGGGGTGGCGTGGAGCGTGCTCAACCCCTTGCTCATGATGATCGTCATGGCGATCGTGTTCACAACGATGTTCGCTCAGGCCGAAGGTGGCGGCATTCCGAACTACCCGCTCTATCTGATTTTGGGCAACGTCACGTTCTCTCTCATGTCGGATTCGACCTCGCAGGCGCTTATGTCCATTTTCAGCGCTTCGGCGCTGCTCAAGAAGGTCAGGGTCCATCGGTTTGTATTTCCAGTGCAGAAGGTGCTGTTCTCGCTTGTGAACTTCGGCTTCTCGCTCATCGCTGTGGCGCTGGTCATGCTGTGGTTCAGGATCATTCCCACGTGGCATGTCGTCTGGCTGCCGGTCTGTCTTCTGCTTCTGGTCGCCTTTTGCATGGGGCTTGGGCTTCTGCTGTCGGCGCTCACCGTCTTCTTCCGAGACATCATGCATCTGTGGAGCGTGGTGCTCACGGCATGGACCTATTTCACGCCGATCTTCTGGCGCGTCGACTTCATTCAGACCATGCCTCATGCCCTGCGCGTTCTCATGTATGCCAATCCGATGTACAACTATCTGACGTTCATGCGCCAGATCTTTCTCTATCAGGCGAATCCGGCCCCCATCACCTTGGTGATGTGCACCGGTTGGGCGGTCTTCGCGCTCCTCATCGGATACACGGT
- the rpoD gene encoding RNA polymerase sigma factor RpoD, producing the protein MQKKTGSTETELDPYMDQLLDKGTKSGSVSEDDIQIAFKEIEISDAQLASIYQSLRERGIDVIAHDDEDVTVPLEEAPGDDLVSDLDDDNIEDHDIKVAKIADAEMAAAKPKKKSRVRSSRSRARLRGLDASTVMLTGDPVRMYLKEIGKVDLLTAADEVDLAMKIEAGLEAAEKLESSDRGEIALTRADMRRLSRIEQVGLEAKQALISANLRLVVSIAKRYVGRGMHFLDLIQEGNLGLIRAVEKFDYEKGFKFSTYATWWIRQAITRAIADQARTIRIPVHMVETINKLVRVQRQLLQELGRDPTPEEIGAEMEMSADRVREIQKISQEPVSLETPIGEEEDSQLGDFIEDAQAVVPPDAASFSMLREQLVQVLDSLADRERKVIELRFGLNDGHPRTLEEVGRDFGVTRERIRQIESKTLAKLRHPSRSSKLKDYIES; encoded by the coding sequence GTGCAGAAAAAGACGGGGAGCACGGAGACCGAACTCGACCCTTATATGGATCAGCTGCTGGACAAGGGAACAAAAAGCGGATCGGTTTCCGAGGATGATATCCAGATCGCATTCAAGGAGATCGAGATATCCGATGCACAGCTGGCTTCCATCTATCAATCGCTTCGCGAGCGGGGCATCGATGTCATCGCCCATGATGACGAGGATGTGACCGTGCCCCTGGAGGAGGCACCCGGGGACGATCTCGTTTCCGACCTCGATGATGACAACATCGAGGACCATGATATCAAGGTGGCCAAGATCGCCGACGCCGAGATGGCCGCGGCCAAGCCGAAGAAGAAATCCCGTGTGCGCTCGTCGCGCTCGCGGGCTCGCCTGCGCGGTCTCGACGCTTCGACGGTCATGCTCACCGGTGATCCGGTTCGCATGTACCTGAAGGAGATCGGCAAAGTCGATCTGCTCACGGCTGCCGATGAGGTCGATCTCGCAATGAAGATCGAAGCGGGTCTTGAGGCAGCGGAGAAACTCGAATCGAGCGATCGAGGAGAAATCGCCCTGACTCGTGCCGATATGCGTCGCCTTTCGCGCATCGAGCAGGTGGGTCTCGAGGCGAAGCAAGCGCTTATCTCAGCGAATCTGCGCCTCGTCGTATCCATCGCTAAACGATATGTGGGTCGCGGAATGCACTTTCTGGATCTCATCCAAGAGGGCAATCTGGGTCTGATCCGCGCTGTCGAGAAATTCGACTATGAAAAGGGATTCAAGTTCTCCACGTATGCGACGTGGTGGATCCGTCAGGCTATCACCCGGGCCATCGCAGATCAAGCGCGAACCATTCGCATTCCGGTCCATATGGTCGAGACCATCAACAAGCTTGTTCGGGTGCAGCGCCAGCTGCTGCAGGAACTCGGACGCGATCCGACGCCTGAGGAGATCGGCGCAGAGATGGAGATGAGCGCGGATCGGGTTCGCGAGATCCAGAAGATCAGCCAAGAGCCCGTCTCGCTTGAAACGCCGATCGGCGAGGAGGAGGACTCCCAGCTCGGTGACTTCATCGAGGACGCGCAGGCTGTGGTTCCGCCTGATGCTGCGAGCTTCTCGATGCTGCGCGAGCAACTCGTTCAGGTTCTCGATTCGCTCGCAGATCGCGAGCGCAAGGTGATCGAACTGCGCTTCGGTCTCAATGATGGTCATCCGCGCACGCTCGAGGAGGTCGGTCGCGATTTCGGCGTCACGCGCGAGCGGATTCGCCAGATCGAATCCAAAACGCTGGCGAAGCTTCGTCATCCGAGCCGTTCGAGCAAGTTGAAGGACTACATCGAGAGCTGA
- the dnaG gene encoding DNA primase yields MITDEDKDRVRAATDLVQLVQETVEVRQRGQEFWCCCPFHGEKTPSFHIIPSTQVWHCFGCGLGGDCFAYIMHRENLSFPESIRFLAERAGIELEERGERSSSGTKRSRIMDVCEATASFYHTLLMRGKDGRARDYFRSRGIGREVCQRYRLGFAPGHGALVAHLGGAGYTPHEMVDANVALARDGSGLIDRFFDRVIFPIFDEQGRCIAFGGRIMGEGQPKYLNTAETSIFHKKRNLYGFNWAKEHVVAKAEVIVVEGYTDAIACYEAGIRNVVATLGTALTEHHVKTLTRFAKRVIYLFDGDAAGQAAAERALRFIERDSIDLRCAILPDNLDPMEFVTERGGEALRERLDRSEELLAFVFRKLEEKSNLGTPAGRVKALEDGCRLIFPLRESYMVDAYYMRIADLVGLDIAAVRNSAARVFQQIQHEKQVAQRRDGQRVHMLSPSTRKRSDVDRAARTTRIEPDFAERELADSLEAHGASPSAMASDRGVGERPTCLSDLERRALVGERELISLLTLYPDMFRPFAERITQIEWVDSRHEAIAWAILATPSGSEPSVVMAAARAVCPQADQVAAGGTISSTSVHPTETNIAFLLDALELYTVRRRLRATQAQLRQDRCSQADERRELMIRASQDTERLRELARAVEGVADQLDAPSSDEGA; encoded by the coding sequence ATGATCACCGATGAGGACAAGGATCGCGTTCGCGCTGCGACCGATCTCGTTCAGCTTGTTCAAGAGACCGTGGAGGTGCGTCAGCGCGGTCAGGAGTTCTGGTGCTGCTGTCCGTTCCACGGGGAGAAGACGCCCTCGTTTCACATCATTCCCTCGACGCAGGTCTGGCACTGTTTCGGTTGCGGACTGGGAGGTGACTGCTTCGCCTACATCATGCATCGCGAGAACCTGAGCTTTCCGGAGTCTATTCGGTTTCTCGCTGAGCGCGCCGGCATCGAACTCGAGGAGCGCGGCGAGCGGTCCTCGAGTGGCACGAAGCGCTCTCGCATCATGGACGTTTGCGAGGCGACCGCAAGTTTCTATCACACCTTGCTCATGCGTGGAAAGGATGGTCGCGCCCGGGATTATTTCAGATCCCGCGGTATTGGCCGCGAGGTCTGCCAGCGGTATCGGCTGGGATTCGCACCCGGTCACGGCGCGCTCGTAGCTCATCTGGGCGGGGCCGGCTATACCCCTCATGAAATGGTCGACGCGAATGTCGCCCTCGCGCGCGATGGCTCGGGCCTCATCGATAGGTTTTTCGATCGCGTGATCTTTCCGATCTTCGATGAACAGGGACGCTGCATCGCATTCGGCGGCAGGATCATGGGCGAGGGTCAGCCGAAGTATCTGAATACCGCCGAGACCTCGATATTTCACAAGAAGCGAAACCTCTATGGATTCAACTGGGCAAAGGAGCACGTCGTCGCGAAGGCGGAGGTGATCGTCGTCGAGGGCTATACCGACGCGATCGCCTGCTATGAGGCTGGCATCAGAAACGTGGTCGCCACCCTGGGTACCGCCCTCACCGAGCATCATGTGAAGACGCTCACCCGTTTCGCGAAACGGGTGATCTATCTGTTCGACGGAGATGCGGCGGGGCAGGCCGCCGCCGAGCGCGCGCTCAGATTCATCGAACGCGATTCCATCGATCTTCGCTGCGCGATTCTGCCCGACAACCTTGATCCCATGGAGTTCGTCACCGAGCGCGGCGGCGAAGCGCTGCGCGAGCGGCTCGATCGATCCGAGGAGCTTTTGGCATTCGTTTTTCGCAAACTCGAGGAGAAGAGCAATCTCGGTACCCCCGCAGGACGCGTGAAGGCGCTGGAGGATGGCTGCCGTCTCATTTTCCCGCTACGTGAGAGCTATATGGTCGATGCGTATTACATGCGGATAGCTGATCTGGTGGGGCTGGACATCGCGGCGGTCAGAAATTCGGCTGCGCGCGTGTTCCAGCAGATCCAGCATGAAAAGCAGGTGGCTCAGCGTCGCGATGGGCAACGAGTGCATATGCTTTCGCCCTCGACTCGAAAGCGTTCTGATGTCGATCGCGCGGCCCGGACAACTCGAATCGAGCCGGACTTCGCCGAACGCGAACTCGCCGATTCTCTCGAAGCGCACGGCGCGTCGCCGTCCGCTATGGCATCTGATCGCGGAGTTGGCGAGCGCCCGACTTGTCTGAGCGATCTTGAGCGCCGCGCCCTTGTCGGCGAGCGCGAACTCATCTCGCTTCTCACGCTGTATCCCGATATGTTTCGACCCTTCGCTGAGCGGATCACCCAGATCGAATGGGTCGATTCTCGCCACGAGGCGATCGCCTGGGCGATTCTTGCGACACCGAGCGGCTCTGAGCCCTCCGTTGTCATGGCGGCAGCCCGTGCGGTCTGCCCGCAGGCGGATCAGGTTGCGGCCGGAGGCACAATATCCTCGACGAGCGTTCATCCGACTGAGACGAACATCGCATTTCTGCTCGATGCGCTCGAGCTGTATACCGTTCGACGACGGTTGCGGGCGACTCAGGCGCAGCTGCGTCAGGACCGCTGCTCACAGGCGGATGAGCGCCGTGAGCTCATGATCCGGGCGTCACAAGATACCGAGCGCCTGCGCGAGCTCGCTCGCGCCGTCGAAGGGGTCGCGGATCAGCTCGACGCTCCATCGAGCGATGAAGGTGCATGA
- the ribF gene encoding riboflavin biosynthesis protein RibF, whose amino-acid sequence MNAPLAELRRDFLVSASHAPIDVFDGSADFAGPRAAAVAIGVFDGVHIGHRDLIAQAVARARDQGISAVVVTFDPDPDRIVCAEPAPELMTTRDRLRQLATLGVDGVLVIPFTRELAALDHVRFFEEVLLRSVRLRSIHVGADFRLGAHGAASVERIRAWCAPRGIDVCARELVSLGGAPVTASRIRRLIRDAEIKEASACLGRRYLVRGRVATGRGEGTGMGFPTANVRVAPEMALPADGVYAGFASVDGCVWPAAINIGVPPMFRDDPRSAHLEATLLGFSGDLYGRRIALTIDRRLRAAEVFPSIEDLTAQVLADIDRVRADLGESGVDLDDDHR is encoded by the coding sequence ATGAATGCGCCCCTCGCTGAGTTGCGACGCGATTTTCTGGTATCCGCATCGCATGCTCCCATCGACGTGTTCGACGGTTCAGCCGATTTCGCGGGCCCGCGAGCCGCCGCGGTTGCGATCGGTGTCTTCGATGGCGTTCATATCGGTCATCGAGATCTCATCGCTCAGGCGGTTGCTCGAGCACGTGACCAGGGCATATCCGCGGTGGTCGTCACATTTGATCCCGATCCCGATCGGATCGTCTGCGCTGAGCCGGCGCCCGAGCTCATGACCACGCGCGATCGTCTGCGTCAGTTGGCGACGCTCGGCGTCGACGGCGTGCTCGTCATACCGTTCACGCGCGAGCTCGCAGCTCTCGATCACGTCCGCTTCTTCGAGGAGGTGCTGCTGCGCAGCGTCCGGCTCCGCTCCATCCATGTCGGCGCAGATTTCAGACTCGGCGCGCACGGCGCCGCCAGCGTCGAGCGCATTCGCGCATGGTGCGCTCCGCGCGGCATCGACGTCTGCGCTCGCGAGCTGGTCTCGCTGGGAGGCGCGCCGGTCACCGCGAGCAGAATCAGAAGACTCATCCGCGACGCCGAGATCAAGGAGGCGAGTGCCTGTTTGGGTCGGCGCTATCTCGTGCGCGGTCGCGTTGCGACCGGCCGGGGCGAGGGCACCGGCATGGGTTTTCCAACGGCGAACGTTCGTGTTGCACCCGAAATGGCGCTTCCCGCCGACGGGGTGTATGCGGGCTTTGCCTCCGTCGACGGTTGCGTCTGGCCCGCTGCGATCAACATCGGCGTGCCGCCGATGTTTCGCGACGACCCACGCTCTGCTCATCTCGAGGCGACGCTGCTCGGCTTCTCCGGTGATCTCTACGGCCGCCGGATTGCGCTCACCATCGATCGGCGGCTGCGCGCCGCCGAGGTCTTTCCATCGATCGAGGATCTCACAGCCCAGGTGCTCGCGGACATCGACCGCGTGCGCGCGGATCTCGGCGAGAGCGGGGTGGACCTAGACGATGATCACCGATGA
- the truB gene encoding tRNA pseudouridine(55) synthase TruB: MSDCTAGACNLLLAIDKPSGCTSHDVVLRCRRALGQRRVGHAGTLDPLASGVMIIGAGQATRLLGMLTLDVKCYVAEISFGCETNTDDIEGEVTRAAAVPRDLVDLSGAQRVLDGFLGSGEQIPPAFSAISVNGVRSYRVARSGGEIDLPPRPVTIYRADALAAFERAGSLMWTVVFEVSKGTYIRALARDIGRAAGSAAHVSALRRTASGSIRLDSCVEMDGLDRSIARESCLDPIRALGIAAVDIPARYREDILCGRRVPISAAGDLSRLPRSGDRVACVRRGELLALARRRGDDLVMDTVFPEVIEGVRI, translated from the coding sequence ATGAGTGATTGCACAGCCGGGGCATGCAACTTGCTGCTCGCGATCGACAAGCCGAGCGGATGCACGTCACATGACGTGGTGCTTCGCTGCCGTCGCGCTCTGGGTCAGCGTCGCGTCGGTCACGCTGGCACGCTCGATCCGCTGGCTTCCGGCGTCATGATCATCGGGGCGGGCCAAGCGACCAGGCTGCTCGGAATGCTCACGCTCGATGTCAAGTGCTATGTCGCCGAGATATCGTTTGGATGTGAGACGAACACCGATGATATCGAGGGCGAGGTGACGCGCGCAGCAGCTGTCCCACGCGATCTCGTCGATCTCTCGGGCGCGCAGCGCGTCCTTGATGGCTTTCTCGGTTCGGGCGAGCAGATCCCACCCGCGTTCTCGGCGATTTCGGTGAACGGCGTGCGCTCCTATCGGGTGGCGCGCTCTGGCGGCGAGATCGATCTGCCCCCGCGGCCCGTGACGATTTATCGCGCCGATGCTCTCGCAGCGTTCGAGCGCGCCGGCTCGCTCATGTGGACCGTCGTCTTCGAAGTGAGCAAGGGCACCTATATTCGCGCTCTCGCGCGCGACATAGGCCGCGCCGCCGGCAGCGCGGCTCACGTCTCGGCTCTGCGCAGGACCGCATCCGGGTCTATTCGCCTTGACAGCTGCGTCGAGATGGACGGGCTCGATCGCTCGATCGCTCGCGAGAGCTGTCTGGATCCGATACGAGCGCTCGGTATCGCCGCCGTCGATATCCCCGCGCGCTATCGCGAGGATATCCTGTGCGGCAGGCGCGTGCCCATTTCTGCCGCAGGCGACCTCTCCCGGCTGCCTCGGTCGGGCGATCGCGTTGCATGCGTCCGCAGGGGGGAGCTTTTGGCCCTTGCCCGCCGAAGGGGGGACGATCTCGTTATGGATACCGTGTTCCCCGAGGTGATCGAAGGCGTGCGGATATGA
- a CDS encoding DHH family phosphoesterase gives MSSHSGLVGDDLAADLDRVASMIVGAQTIAISGHTSPDGDSLGSALGLGLALRERYPDKSVTCLLADDAPVPRIYRFLPHADELLSAVRYDASPDLFISVDCPILDRLADSSDVARRARTVISFDHHPARHEFAGVSLRCVDAAATAVLIEVFLYAADMTISSEVATCLLCGIVTDTGRFQYQNANSAAFFSASRLVACGAQPALIALEVYQSQRIEYLRLESLVMGRIKTVAGGKVAYSYAREVDLRRCGVSADECDGLVDVVRSVNGVEVCLFLRELDGDRGIRGNLRSKADIDVSGVADAFGGGGHAAAAGFTYHGSIKAGLSEILPLLLELVGADVSEMPASLRSGVSAKSR, from the coding sequence ATGAGTAGTCACTCGGGGCTCGTCGGCGATGATCTCGCTGCCGATCTCGATCGCGTGGCTTCGATGATCGTCGGCGCGCAGACGATCGCGATCTCCGGGCACACGTCGCCGGATGGGGATTCACTCGGGTCGGCGCTCGGCTTGGGTTTGGCCCTGCGCGAGCGCTACCCTGACAAGTCCGTCACGTGTCTGCTTGCCGACGATGCGCCGGTGCCGCGTATCTATCGTTTCTTGCCCCACGCGGACGAGCTGTTGAGCGCGGTGCGCTACGATGCGTCGCCCGATCTGTTCATCTCGGTCGACTGTCCGATTCTTGATCGACTGGCGGATTCGTCCGATGTCGCGCGTCGCGCGCGAACCGTTATCTCGTTCGACCATCATCCGGCACGTCATGAATTCGCAGGTGTTTCGCTCAGATGCGTCGATGCCGCCGCGACGGCCGTGCTCATAGAGGTCTTTCTCTATGCCGCCGACATGACGATATCCAGTGAGGTGGCCACTTGTCTTCTATGCGGCATCGTGACCGACACCGGCAGGTTTCAATATCAAAACGCGAATTCCGCGGCGTTCTTCAGCGCATCGAGACTCGTCGCGTGCGGTGCGCAACCGGCTCTCATCGCTCTGGAGGTCTATCAGAGTCAGCGCATCGAGTATCTGCGCCTGGAGTCGCTCGTCATGGGGCGGATCAAGACGGTTGCAGGCGGCAAGGTCGCCTACAGCTATGCTCGCGAAGTCGATCTCAGACGCTGCGGCGTCTCTGCCGATGAGTGCGACGGCCTCGTTGACGTCGTGCGGTCGGTGAACGGAGTCGAGGTCTGCCTGTTTCTCAGGGAGCTTGACGGAGATCGGGGGATTCGCGGCAATCTTCGCTCCAAAGCCGACATAGATGTCTCCGGTGTTGCGGACGCCTTTGGCGGCGGCGGCCATGCCGCCGCCGCGGGGTTCACCTATCATGGATCGATCAAGGCCGGGCTCAGCGAGATTCTGCCGCTTTTGCTCGAACTGGTTGGCGCTGATGTCTCCGAGATGCCCGCCTCGCTGAGATCCGGAGTTTCGGCGAAGAGCCGATGA
- the rbfA gene encoding 30S ribosome-binding factor RbfA translates to MKQTSATRRLGEQLREKLGYILLTEISDPRLDFVTITGVEVSTDRALARVFITCERDRYDDVAEALESAKGRIRSILARSLDWRVTPELDFRIDQATDEAESITRALKNVPETLSVAKNEEGYPISDDRVDE, encoded by the coding sequence GTGAAGCAGACCAGTGCGACCCGTAGACTCGGCGAGCAGCTTCGTGAGAAGCTGGGTTATATCCTGCTCACCGAGATATCTGATCCAAGGCTCGATTTCGTGACGATCACCGGTGTCGAGGTTTCGACTGATCGAGCGCTCGCGCGCGTCTTCATCACCTGCGAGCGCGATCGCTACGATGATGTCGCAGAGGCGCTCGAATCGGCGAAGGGCCGCATACGCAGCATCTTGGCTCGATCGCTCGATTGGCGCGTGACCCCCGAACTCGACTTCAGGATCGATCAGGCGACCGATGAGGCCGAGAGCATCACGCGAGCGCTGAAGAACGTTCCCGAGACGCTGTCGGTCGCCAAGAACGAGGAAGGATATCCGATATCGGATGACCGCGTCGATGAGTAG
- the infB gene encoding translation initiation factor IF-2, whose protein sequence is MAKVRVSSLAKEFGMTSKELLEHLDEMKIPAKAPSSTLESAYVAVVRKNLAPLIEARAAEIEAKRAEEREAADAAKAEEARRAESARLAAEARREEERRLSTAALAAEETARARAEQEERLARERAIEAERSAKRMAVPPSDSGSRFRSLLDQIAEQEAALKERKRLEEEKKAALAAERRERRQDRSRGRSAQGGAQASQGARRGAEIPAVPSASEASGAEKASGKGRRAKKHTDEDRYTRMAREAEEYSRERVLEEARAAIEEASRESTGRRKKRKEKRVREAEQVLQERKIEEARAKGLDPEELDCVQVSQGVTVAELAEALDVSANDIIKRLFLLGTPLTMTQSMSDDLVELVADDLDRQIKITTPEEENTFTFFDDPDDLRPRPPVVTVMGHVDHGKTSLLDAIRHTGVAAGEAGGITQHIGASEVTINDRQITFVDTPGHEAFTAMRARGARVTDVVVLVVAADDGVMPQTIEAINHSKAADVPIVVAVNKIDKPGANPERVRKELSGYGVMPEEWGGANMFVNVSAKQGTGIDELLETILLQADVLELRANPDTFASGYILEAKLDRGRGPVATVLVNRGTLHVGDSLVAGMSYGRVRAMLDQHGEQIEGAAPSDAAEILGLGSVPAAGDEFRVFADERDARDLAEQRSLKARIEEQSKIRHVTLETLFSQMSENELSELNLVVKADVQGSIEALADALDKMDQTEVRINIIHSAVGAISETDVTLAAASNAIIVGFGVRPQAKARDLAEKEKVQIKTYSIIYKAIEDIDAARIGMLKPTEEEVQTGTAQVRDTFRVPKAGVVAGCMVTEGEIDRDDRVRVVRDGVVVFDGEFSSMRRFKDDVKSVKAGYECGLGIEKYQDIHVGDVFEAYKIVEVARTE, encoded by the coding sequence ATGGCGAAGGTTCGCGTATCGAGTCTGGCCAAGGAATTCGGAATGACGTCCAAAGAGCTGCTTGAGCATCTTGATGAGATGAAGATTCCCGCGAAGGCGCCGTCTTCGACGCTCGAGAGCGCCTACGTTGCCGTGGTGCGGAAGAATCTCGCTCCGCTCATCGAGGCGCGCGCCGCCGAGATCGAGGCGAAGCGCGCCGAGGAGCGCGAGGCGGCCGACGCCGCGAAGGCGGAGGAGGCCCGCCGGGCAGAGTCGGCGCGCCTTGCCGCCGAGGCGCGACGCGAGGAGGAGCGAAGGCTGTCCACAGCCGCCTTGGCAGCCGAGGAGACGGCTCGCGCCCGCGCCGAGCAGGAGGAGCGACTCGCGCGTGAGCGCGCCATCGAGGCGGAGAGAAGCGCGAAGCGCATGGCCGTCCCCCCCTCAGACTCCGGATCGCGCTTCCGCTCTCTGCTCGATCAGATCGCCGAGCAGGAAGCAGCGCTCAAGGAGCGCAAGCGCCTTGAGGAGGAGAAGAAGGCCGCTCTGGCAGCCGAGCGACGCGAGCGCCGACAGGATCGCTCGCGTGGTCGCTCCGCTCAAGGGGGCGCGCAGGCTTCTCAGGGCGCGCGTCGAGGTGCGGAGATACCCGCCGTGCCGAGCGCATCAGAGGCCTCTGGAGCCGAGAAGGCCTCCGGGAAGGGACGGCGGGCCAAAAAGCACACCGATGAGGACCGCTACACGCGCATGGCGCGCGAGGCGGAGGAGTACAGCCGCGAGCGCGTTCTCGAGGAGGCCCGTGCGGCCATCGAGGAGGCATCGCGCGAGTCGACCGGTCGTCGCAAGAAGCGCAAGGAGAAGCGCGTGCGGGAGGCCGAGCAGGTTCTTCAAGAGAGGAAGATCGAGGAGGCGCGCGCCAAGGGGCTCGATCCCGAGGAGCTCGACTGCGTGCAGGTGTCACAAGGTGTGACGGTGGCTGAGCTGGCCGAGGCGCTCGACGTTTCCGCCAACGATATCATCAAGCGTCTGTTTCTGCTGGGAACGCCGCTCACCATGACGCAATCTATGTCCGATGACCTCGTAGAACTCGTCGCCGATGATCTCGATCGTCAGATCAAGATCACGACGCCTGAGGAGGAGAACACGTTCACGTTCTTCGACGATCCGGATGACCTGCGTCCGCGTCCGCCCGTGGTCACGGTCATGGGTCATGTCGATCACGGAAAGACCTCTCTTCTTGACGCCATTCGTCACACCGGTGTCGCCGCCGGAGAGGCCGGTGGCATCACGCAGCACATCGGCGCCTCCGAGGTCACGATCAACGATCGGCAGATCACGTTCGTGGACACGCCGGGCCATGAGGCGTTCACCGCGATGAGGGCGCGCGGTGCTCGCGTGACCGATGTCGTCGTGCTCGTCGTCGCCGCCGATGACGGCGTCATGCCGCAGACCATCGAGGCGATCAACCACTCGAAGGCCGCCGATGTTCCCATCGTGGTGGCCGTCAACAAGATCGACAAACCCGGTGCCAATCCGGAGCGCGTGCGCAAGGAGCTTTCCGGCTACGGCGTCATGCCCGAGGAGTGGGGCGGTGCGAACATGTTCGTCAACGTCTCCGCCAAACAGGGCACCGGCATCGATGAGCTGCTGGAGACCATCTTGCTGCAGGCTGATGTTCTCGAGCTTCGCGCCAACCCCGATACCTTCGCCTCCGGCTACATCTTGGAGGCGAAGCTCGATCGCGGCCGCGGCCCGGTCGCAACGGTGCTCGTCAACCGAGGAACCCTGCACGTCGGCGATTCCTTGGTCGCCGGCATGAGCTACGGGCGCGTCCGCGCGATGCTCGATCAGCATGGCGAGCAGATCGAGGGAGCGGCTCCGTCTGATGCCGCCGAGATCTTGGGTCTGGGCTCGGTGCCTGCAGCAGGAGACGAGTTTCGCGTCTTCGCCGATGAACGCGACGCGCGCGATCTCGCCGAGCAGAGGTCGCTCAAGGCCCGCATCGAGGAGCAGAGCAAGATCAGACATGTGACGCTCGAAACCCTGTTCTCTCAGATGAGTGAAAACGAGCTGTCCGAACTCAACCTGGTCGTCAAAGCCGATGTCCAGGGCTCCATCGAGGCGCTCGCCGACGCGCTCGACAAGATGGACCAGACCGAGGTCCGCATCAACATCATCCACTCCGCTGTCGGTGCCATCTCCGAGACGGATGTCACCCTCGCGGCCGCATCCAACGCCATCATCGTCGGTTTCGGCGTGCGGCCCCAAGCCAAGGCGCGCGACCTTGCTGAGAAGGAGAAAGTGCAGATCAAGACCTACTCGATCATCTACAAGGCGATCGAGGACATCGATGCGGCCCGCATCGGCATGCTGAAGCCCACCGAGGAAGAGGTTCAAACAGGAACCGCTCAGGTCAGAGACACGTTCCGGGTTCCCAAGGCCGGTGTCGTCGCTGGTTGCATGGTCACCGAGGGCGAGATCGATCGAGACGATCGCGTTCGGGTCGTGCGCGATGGCGTCGTCGTGTTCGATGGAGAGTTCTCCTCGATGCGCCGCTTCAAAGACGATGTCAAAAGCGTGAAGGCCGGATATGAGTGCGGTCTGGGTATAGAGAAGTATCAGGATATCCACGTGGGCGATGTGTTCGAGGCATATAAGATCGTCGAAGTCGCCCGTACCGAGTAG